One window of Nostoc sp. C052 genomic DNA carries:
- a CDS encoding DNA adenine methylase — translation MVIQIPKETSPRPFLKWAGGKSRLIQQYIPYFPKNYKNYYEPFLGGGAVFFYLQPSTAILTDINAELINTYCCVRDHVEELISLLKEHKIRHDKDYYYSVRNRSVGSDIEKAARFIYLNKTCFNGLYRVNSQGKFNVPLGRYENPNICHENLLRVASEALFYAEIQQADFTEVLNHATSSDDFVFFDPPYHPISDTSYFTAYSQNCFSKKDQELLRDTCAELASRGVKVMVCNSDSEFIQKIYTDINFETYKIKATRSINSNTKNRGMIDELLITSFKDFYLPKQ, via the coding sequence ATGGTAATTCAAATCCCCAAGGAAACTAGCCCACGTCCATTTTTGAAGTGGGCAGGGGGCAAAAGTAGGTTGATACAGCAATATATTCCTTATTTTCCCAAGAATTATAAAAATTACTATGAGCCATTTTTAGGGGGTGGTGCAGTTTTTTTCTATCTCCAACCAAGTACAGCAATCTTAACTGATATTAATGCCGAATTAATTAACACTTATTGTTGTGTTAGGGATCATGTTGAGGAATTAATTTCTCTGTTGAAGGAGCATAAAATCAGACATGATAAAGATTATTACTATAGCGTCCGAAACAGAAGTGTTGGTAGTGATATAGAAAAAGCTGCTCGTTTCATTTATCTTAATAAGACTTGTTTTAATGGTCTTTATCGAGTTAATTCGCAGGGGAAATTCAATGTGCCATTAGGCAGATATGAAAATCCTAATATTTGTCATGAAAATTTACTGAGAGTAGCCTCAGAAGCACTGTTTTATGCAGAAATTCAACAAGCAGATTTTACAGAAGTTCTAAATCATGCTACTAGCAGTGATGACTTTGTATTTTTTGATCCGCCCTACCATCCTATCAGTGATACTAGCTATTTCACTGCTTATAGTCAAAATTGTTTTAGCAAAAAAGACCAAGAACTTTTAAGAGATACTTGTGCAGAGTTAGCAAGTCGTGGTGTCAAAGTTATGGTGTGTAATTCTGATAGTGAATTTATTCAAAAAATTTATACTGATATCAATTTTGAAACCTATAAAATTAAAGCAACGCGTTCAATTAACTCAAATACAAAAAATAGAGGCATGATTGACGAACTATTAATTACATCTTTTAAAGATTTTTATTTGCCCAAGCAATGA
- a CDS encoding DUF751 family protein encodes MFDGFWDNVFRYPRYLISIVLGLFLNTFAPLVPLLKRPVTSIAILGLLVSSLVFLTFTLRAMLGLSAI; translated from the coding sequence ATGTTTGACGGATTTTGGGATAACGTCTTTCGCTACCCCCGGTACTTAATTTCTATCGTCTTAGGACTGTTTTTAAACACCTTTGCGCCATTAGTGCCACTATTGAAACGTCCTGTCACCTCGATCGCTATCTTGGGTTTATTGGTGAGTAGTCTAGTCTTTCTGACTTTTACTCTACGGGCAATGCTGGGCTTGAGTGCAATCTAG
- the rbfA gene encoding 30S ribosome-binding factor RbfA, whose protein sequence is MATNRRVSRVAELIKREVSQMLLNGIKDDRVGTGMVSVTDVDVSGDLQHAKIYVSIYGTDEAKVETMAGLKSATGYVRSELGARVRLRRTPEVIFLEDRSIERGNKVLALLNQLNHDRPPENLVAVEDSTVQNDDEFSE, encoded by the coding sequence ATGGCTACAAATCGTCGGGTTTCCCGCGTTGCTGAACTGATCAAACGGGAAGTTAGCCAAATGCTACTCAACGGCATTAAGGATGACCGTGTGGGTACTGGAATGGTTAGTGTGACTGATGTTGATGTTTCTGGCGATCTCCAACACGCCAAAATCTACGTCAGCATCTATGGTACAGATGAAGCTAAGGTAGAAACAATGGCAGGCTTAAAGTCGGCCACAGGTTACGTCCGCAGCGAACTTGGGGCGCGGGTACGGCTACGTCGGACACCAGAAGTGATATTTCTCGAAGATCGCTCTATAGAACGCGGTAATAAAGTATTGGCACTGCTAAATCAACTTAATCACGATCGCCCGCCAGAAAATCTCGTAGCAGTAGAAGACAGCACTGTTCAAAATGATGATGAATTCTCCGAATAA
- a CDS encoding DUF4327 family protein: MSVNTVPSINYYSLDVIQDEARRLVQKGMVSRQQPIYSLCQYIPAREWVCVECELEKCDFLLRDRIGDLIGREQWDND, encoded by the coding sequence ATGAGTGTGAATACGGTGCCTTCTATCAATTACTACTCTCTAGATGTGATTCAAGACGAAGCACGCCGACTGGTGCAAAAGGGAATGGTTAGCCGGCAACAGCCAATATATAGCCTCTGCCAATACATTCCAGCTAGAGAGTGGGTTTGCGTTGAATGTGAATTAGAGAAATGTGACTTTTTGTTACGCGATCGCATTGGCGACCTAATTGGTCGCGAACAGTGGGACAACGACTAA